The DNA region TCCTTGAGGATGTCGACCTCCCACTCTTCACGGCTGACGGGATCGGTGACGATTAGGCGTGCGGAGAGCGGGTCTGTGTCGAGACTGCATGCTCCGGGCGCAGCAGAGGGTGGTCGCGCGCCCTTCGGCCGTCCGCAGCCGGTTGAGGACAGCGGGGGCGGTGCCGTTGGTGGGCAAGCGAAAGGCCCGGGTCGATGACCTGGGCCTCAGGCGTGGAGCGGGTGACGAGAATCGAACTCGCGCTCTACCAAGCTCGTTATTCCACACCGCCGCGACCCTGGACAGAGCGAACTGCCTGCCTGGAAGGAAGAGCACAACGCCTCTCACCGAAAGGTCCGCGCTCGGGTCGAGCATGCCGTTGCCCGGATGAAGGTCTGGAAGATCCTGCGCGACTGCCGTCTCAAGGGTATTGGCCTACATCACGCGATGCTCGGCATCGCCCATCTGGACAATCTTGCGCGCCGCGACTGACCGCATCCGACCGAAGCCGTGTCCGTTCAGGATTCGGTGGGCAGGAGCTGGACCAGGCCGACCCAGTTCTCCTCGTCCGCCTTGGTCTGCGTGGCGCGGACCCTCCAGCGGCCGGCGGACAGCGGGACCAATGCCTGGGCGGGCATCCCGCCGTCGGGGTACTCGATGCCCAAGTCGCAGCCTGCTTCGGCGGAGTCGATGAGCACCGCCGGACCGTCCGAGACCCAAGTGCCGCACTCGTCCCACACCGTGGCTGGGTCTGCGAGGACAGCGTCTGCTGCGGCTCTCAGCCCGGCCTCGGTTTCGGCGGCGAGCCACCGCAGGAACGCTCGGTGCTCGGGCAGATAGCAGCTGGTCGCCGGCTCGTCCGCCAACACCAGGGCCTGCGAGCCGTTCTCGTCGATGGGGATCACACCGGCCGAATCGTCCACCGCGCAGGCCCGGTCGTAGTCGTCTGGGGCAATGGCGTCTCCCGCCATAAGACCACTCTCCGTACACCCACCCCAGGAGGCCAGAGCGGAGACGGGGACGACGATCAGAGGGCCGCCCATCGACTCCACCCAGACGGGGGAGGGGCCGGAGGCAACGCCTGTGATGGATGAAGAAGTGATCACGCAGTCAGTGTGCCCTCGCCCAGTGACAGCGTCCCCGCGCTCATTGGAACCCAGCACGGTGAAAGGCTCAGCGCCTGTGGCACGCAGCAGTTACGGGACAGCCCTTTAGGCCGTCCCGGACGACAAAGAAGCCCCGGCCGCTGGCCTGGGGCTTTTTCATGGAGCAGGTGGCGAGAATCGAACCCGGGCTCTGAGCTGGTGGTGTGTACCTGGAGCCCTCTTTCGGCCGGGCTCCTCGGCACTGCTGGTCCGCTCCGCTGGACACGGTTGGGGCACGAGCGGGGAGAGCTGGCGCCACTACGCGCCAAAGGAGGCGGTCGAGGTGCGGCAGGCCCGCCGCCGCGCCGAGGAGGCCGAGCGCCGGGCGGTCGACGCGCGGGAGCGGGCCGAGCGACTCCAGGGCGCCGCCTCGGTCCACCACAAGCGATTCGCGGGCGGTCAGCCCATCCTCATGCGGCACAGCGGGCACCCTGCGGGACCGGGCGCGCGGCGACGCTGCCACCCGCAAGGCCATGGCGGCGGTCGAGGAGGCGGTGCGGGCGGAGGTAGCGGCGCGCGGTGCCCGGCGGCCGATCTCGCCGAGACGTTCACGTGAAGCCGCGTCACCGCACGCTTGCAAGGCGCGGCTTCCGTCGTAGCGAAACAGTGACAAACGCCTCCGATCTGGGCTTCCGCACGAGCGACCATGATCTCTGTACTGCGTGTATACATGGCACGTATACACCGCGTGTAGAGTCCTCGGTATGTCAATCGGTCACACCCTCCTGGGACTCCTGGAGTCCGGGCCGCGCCACGGCTACGACCTCAAGCGCGCCTTCGACGAGAAGTTCGGTCACGACCGGCAGCTGCACTACGGCCAGGTCTATTCGACGATGTCCCGCCTGCTGAAGAACGGCCTCGTCGTCGTCGACGGCATCGAGGCCGGCGGCGGTCC from Streptomyces sp. B1I3 includes:
- a CDS encoding Imm21 family immunity protein — its product is MITSSSITGVASGPSPVWVESMGGPLIVVPVSALASWGGCTESGLMAGDAIAPDDYDRACAVDDSAGVIPIDENGSQALVLADEPATSCYLPEHRAFLRWLAAETEAGLRAAADAVLADPATVWDECGTWVSDGPAVLIDSAEAGCDLGIEYPDGGMPAQALVPLSAGRWRVRATQTKADEENWVGLVQLLPTES